The Halogeometricum borinquense DSM 11551 region CCTCAACGTTCGCCGCCTGTTCCTGTTCATCGAGCAGTCGATCCAGGAAGGCACGCAGTGGGCGGTCTTCGAGCCGAACGAGCAGGACACCTGGGGTCGGATCCGACAGTCTGTCACCAACTTCCTCCGCACGGTCTGGCGGAACGGTGGCCTCCAGGGTCAAAGCGAAGACGATGCGTTCTACGTGAAGTGTGGCGAAGAGACGATGTCCGAGGACGACATCGACAACGGACGCCTCATCGTCGAAATCGGTGTTGCGCCGGTCAAGCCCGCCGAGTTCGTTATCTTCCGCATCAGCCAGGATACCGAACAGGCATAACCGCTCACACAGAACCAGCTAACTAACCACTACGATAACGGAATACACAATGTCCAAAGCATCACAACCCATCTCAAACACTCAATTCGACGTCGAACTCGACGGGACGAACATCCCGGGCGTCGTCGAAGTCAAGCTCCCTGAGAAGAACGTCCAAACGCACAACTACCGAGAGGGTACCGACATCGCCTCCGGGACGAAGCACCTGGGCGAAGTCACGTACACCAAACTCGAGTTCGCACGAAGTGCGGACAAAAAGAACTCAGCCCTCGACGACTGGCTCAAAGCAGCCGAGGAAGGCCGCGAAAACGATGCGAAAAAGCAGATCGCGGTTCTGCTCAAGGACCGAACCGGCCAGACGGTCGCTCGCTACAACATGGAAGGGGCGATGGTCATCCAGTACAGCCCCCCGAACCTCAACGCGACCCCTGGTGGCGACCAGATCGCTGTTGAGACCTTCGTCGTCGACTTCGACACGATGCAAGTCGACCGCTCCTAATGAGCCAATCCACCACCGACCCGACGGACGGCTACGCTGTTGACAGATACCGCGAGGAGTGTCACCTCGACAATGAGGGATACCTCCACACCGGGACCGCGTCGGCACACGTCAACAGAATAATTATCAAGACGGAAGAACAACGCCGGTAACGAATGACGAATCAGACGCTCCAGACCGAATTCGAGTTCACCCTACCGAAGGGGTACGTTGACGACGAGGGGACCCTCCACAAAGAGGGCCGAATGCGGCTTGCGACCGCCGCAGACGAGATTCAACCGCTGAACAACCCACGCGTTCAGTCAAACTCGTCGTATCTGACGATAGTGCTGCTCGCGCGGACGGTCACGGAGCTTGGCTCGCTCGATACCGTTGACGAAAGTATCATCCAGAACCTCTTCGTCTCGGATCTCGAGTACTTGCAGGCGATGTACGAGCGCGTCAACAACAGCGGTCTGAACGCGGTCGATACCGCCTGCCCAGAATGCGGTGAACCGTTCACCGTCGAAGTCGAAACCGGCGCACACGTCACCGGCGGGGCCAACGACGAGATGGCGTCGATGGATTCGGAATCCCCTGTCGATGATACAGACACCCAGTTCCGCGACATCTCGACGGTGTCTGAC contains the following coding sequences:
- a CDS encoding phage tail protein — translated: MSKASQPISNTQFDVELDGTNIPGVVEVKLPEKNVQTHNYREGTDIASGTKHLGEVTYTKLEFARSADKKNSALDDWLKAAEEGRENDAKKQIAVLLKDRTGQTVARYNMEGAMVIQYSPPNLNATPGGDQIAVETFVVDFDTMQVDRS